DNA from Leucobacter aridicollis:
GCGCGAAGCATGAGATCAGGATACCGAGATTGGGGCGGCGAGCGTGCATCCGCGGACGCGCCCCGCCGCCGACCTCTCATCTCGGGCAGCTAGGTTGGGGCTGGGAGACATTGAGGGGGATGCTGTGAAACGGTGGCTACTGCTCGGATCCGCAATTGCGGCCGAGGTCGCGGGAACGCTCATGCTGCGGGCGGCTGTCGACGCCCCGGCTTGGATCGTCGGCGTCGTCGCCTGCTACGTCGCCGCGTTCACGCTCATCGGGCTCACGCTGCGCACGGGGATGCCCGTTGGCGCCGTTTATGGAGTCTGGGGTGCGACCGGCGTGGTGCTCGTGGCCGCGCTCAGCGTGCTCATCTTTGGGGAGCATCTCAGCCCGGTGAGCGTCGCGGGCATCGCCGTCATCATCGTCGGGGTCGTGCTGGTTGAGACCGGCACGCACGACCAGTCGGCGCCGGCGGCGGAGCGGGCCGCGTGAGCTGGCTCTGGCTCCTACTCTCCATCGCGTGTGAGGTTGCGGCGACGCTGAGCATGCGCGCGAGTGATGGGCTAAAGCGCAAGCGGTGGATTCCGGCGATCGTCGTCGGCTATGCGGCCGCATTCACCGCGCTCGCCTTCGCCCTCGACGCGGGGATGCCACTCGGGATCGCCTACGGGATCTGGACCGCGGTAGGGATCGTCGTCGTCGCGGTCTGCGCCCGGATGCTGTGGAAGGATCCGCTCACACGCCGGATGCTCGTCGGCATCGCGCTCGTTGCGATCGGGGTGCTGCTTGTCGAGCTCGGCACGCTGATGTGAGGCCCGGGACTCGGCCAGTGCCCGCGAGCCGGACCCGGCGCCTGGGCGCACCGGTCGCCAACCCAACCGAGAAACGAAAAACCCCCGGCGTGAACCGGGGGTTTCTCTCCTGTGCGCGATACTGGGATCGAACCAGTGACCTCTTCCGTGTCAGGGAAGCGCGCTACCGCTGCGCCAATCGCGCCTAAGATAAGGCTATTCAATTGTGGTGGAGGTGGCGACGGGATTCGAACCCGTGTATACGGCTTTGCAGGCCGCTGCCTCGCCTCTCGGCCACGCCACCGTAAGTGTTTGCCACCAAAAGCGGCCGAGATTACTCTCGGCCACCAGAGCGGATGACGAGATTCGAACTCGCGACCCCAACCTTGGCAAGGTTGTGCGCTACCAGCTGCGCCACATCCGCATTTTCGCCGCCGTGCTTGGCGACGTGTATAACTCTATACAGCTCGGGGGCCTCACGCAAATTCGGCCCTGCTCGCCGGGCGCGTCGCGCTTTCGTTACCCGTTGGAAACGTTGCTATCAGGCGGTTTTCCGGCTTCTCTAGCTACGATTGCCCGTATGGCAGGAACTGTTGGAAAGCGCGTCGCGCAGGGGGTTGCGGTCGCACTTGTTGTCGCTGTTGCTGCTGGCGGACTCATCGCTTACACGTATCGCGGGGAGATCCGCGACCACTTCCTCGCGTCGTCGTTTGAGCCCACGCAACGCGTGAATCAGATCCGGGACGAGATCGAACTCAGTGCAACGGGCGACCGGGTGTTCCTCGCGTCGCAGCCGACGATCGGCGGTCGCGACGAGTTCAACAGGTGGTGCGCCGGTGTGGATCACACCGAGGAGGGGCACGTGCTCGGCTGCTTCGCCGAGCGCCGCATCCGTCTCTTCGAGGTCACCGATCAGCGCCTGACCGGTGTCGTCGAGACGACTGCCGCCCACGAGCTGCTCCACGCCGCGTGGTCGCGCATGAGCCAGGAGGAGCGCGCGGAGCTCGCCGACACGCTCGTCGCGGAGTACGACGCCCGCGCGGCAACGGACGCGGAGTTCAGCCAGCGCATGAGCGTGTACGAGAGCCTGTCACGATCCGCCTTTGCGAACGAACTTCACTCGGTGTTCGGCACGGAGGTGCGAGACCTCTCCCCCGAGCTTGAGCAGCACTACGCGAAGTGGTTCGAGGATCGGTCGGTGATTGTCGACTGGTACGACGGCTACCACGGCGTCTTCGTCGAGCTCAAGGCCGAAGCTGAGCGCCTCAGCGCCGAGCTCGAGGAGCTGCGCTCGGACATCGAGGACCGCAGCGCCACCTACGACGTGGCGGTGCAGCAGTTCAATGCCGACGCGGCGGAGTTCCGCGAGCGGAACGAGCGCTATGAGTTCTCGGGCAACAAGCAGCTCTTTGACACGCTCAGGGGCGAGCTGCTCGCGCGCCAGGAGGGGCTCGATGCTGTCCGGCAGGAGATTCAGGCCGAGACGGATCGCTTCAACGCGCTTCGTGAGGAGCTCGTGAAGCTCAACGACGTGAGCGTCGAGCTCAACGACGTGCTCGACAGCACGTTCACTCCCCCGTCGAGCCCCGTCGAACAGGCCTAGCACCGGCCTCGCAGGGTCAGCCGTGCGCGCGGCTCGCCCCGCGCGCACCGCAATGTGCATCGAGCGCACCGAGTGTGTATGCTTATCGAGTTGCCGCAGATGATGCGGTGAGGGCGTTTGGCGCAGTTGGTAGCGCGCTTCCTTCACACGGAAGAGGTCGTCAGTTCGAGTCTGGCATCGCCCACAACGAAAACCCCCGGTCATCCGGGGGCTTTTCTGTTTCAGGGCATGGATCACTTTCGGCCGTGGGGGCAGAATTGGGGGCACGCCATGACCCGCAAAGGAGCACCATGATCACCCGAGCCGATGTCGACGCAGCCCAGGCACGCACCGCACCGTATACGCGGCGCACTCCCCTTGTCGCCGCGGATCCCGTTGGAGACGGCAGCCTGTGGATCAAGGGCGAGTACATGCAGCACTGCGGGGTCTTCAAGACGCGCGGCGCGTTCAACCGGCAGCTCGCAGCCCGCGAGCGCGGCGAGCTCGATCCCGCTGTCGGCATCGTCGCGGCGTCTGGCGGGAACGCTGGGCTCGCGAACGCGTTCGCCGCGGCCAGGCTCGGCGTTCCAGCGACGGTGTTCGTCCCCGAGAACGCTCCCACCGTGAAGGTCGACAGGCTGCGCTCGTACGGCGCCACGGTCGAGCTGTCTGGCACGGAGTACGCGGAGGCCTACGAGGCAGCGCAGGATCGCGTCGCGCGCACAGGCGCGCTGTTCTGTCACGCCTACGACCAGCCGGATATCGTCGCTGGCGCCGGCGTGATCGGTGTCGAGATCCTCGCGGATCTTCCCGATGTCGACACCATCGTCGTCGCCGTCGGTGGCGGCGGGCTGTACGCGGGCATCGACGCCGCGGTCGCCGGTACGGGGATCAGGATCGTCGCCGTTGAGCCCGTCGCGATCCCGACGCTCCACTCCGCGCTCGCGGCCGGGGAACCCGTCGACGTTGCCGTCGCTGGCGTCGCGGCGGATTCGCTCGGCGCGCGCAGGATCGGGGGCCACGGCTGGGCGGCAGCCGAGGCGCGACGCCCGACGAGTGTGCTCGTGGACGACGAGGCCATTCTCGCGGCGCGGCGGGCGCTCTGGTCGGAGTATCGCATCCCGGCGGAGACCGGGGCCGCCGCCGCGTACGCGGCGCTCGCGGCCGGGGCGTATGTTCCCGGCCCCGCGGAACGCGTCGCTGTCATCGCGTGCGGCGCGAACACCGACGTGGCGACGCTCGCCGGCTAGCGCAATGGCAGCGGCCCCGCCGATCCCTCATCCGGGATCTGCGGGGCCGCTGTGGCGCATCGCGGTCGCCGAACCGGCGGCGCGATCGCCGAGGTGCTACTTCTCGTTGCCGAAGGAGTCGTCGAGCTTCTGCTTGATTTCGTCGACCTTGTCGGCGTGCTGGCCGCCGGTCACCTTGTTCGCGAAGTCGGCGAGCGACCCGAGGACCTTGTCGCTGACCTCTTCGGCCTTGTCGCTCTGGAGCGCGTCCTTCACCTTGTCGGCGTTCTCGCCGATGAACTCCTTGGCCTTGCCTGCGTTCTCGGTGACGAAGTCCTTCGCCTTTGCGGCGGCGTCGGCTGCCTGCTTACCCAAATCTTCATTCGCCATGAGCGGATCCTTCCCAATGAGGCGCCGAGCACCTCGACGCGTTGATTGCATTATGCACTGTGAGAGTGCTCCACAACAAGCATCAATATGTGTCAGCTATGTGACGACTTCGGTGCCCCGCTCCCGCGGTCGAGTGCCGCCGCCGAACACCCTGTGCTCTGATAGCGTTAACTCGCGTGATCGCGCCACTTCGGGCGCCGGAACCACGACCGCCCGGCCGGGCGAAGGGGGCAGCGCAGTGCATCAGACGACAGACCAGCGAGAACTCGAGAACCGGATCGTCAGGCTCCTCGCTGACGGCAACCTCAAGCAGCTCGGCCACGAGCTCGAAGGCGTGGCTCCGGACGATGCGGTGCTGATCCTCGAGCGCCTCGGGGCGAAGCAGCGAGCCGTCGTGTTCAGGCTGCTGCACAAGGACGAGGCGCTCGACGTGTTCGAGGCACTCGACCCGAGCGTGCAAAGCGACCTCATGCGTGGGCTGCGTGACGCCGAGGTCGCCGAGATATTCGAGGGACTCGATCCAGACGATCGCGTGTGGCTACTCGACGAGCTTCCCGCTACCCTCGCGCCAAAGCTCCTGCACGGCCTCTCCGAGCGCGAGCGCCGGCTCACCTCGGTCGTGCTCGGTTACCCGCAGGACTCGGTCGGCCGCCGCATGACGCCCGAGTATGTCACGACGCGCATGGACTACACCGTCGACGAGACGCTTGCCCGCCTCCGGGATCGCATCGATGACGCCGAGACGATCTATCTCCTGCCCGTGCTCGACGACGCCAGGCACATCGCCGGAGTGGTGAGCCTGCGCGACCTCATCGCGGCCGGGCCCGACGAGATCGTCGCCTCGATCATGAGCGAGGCGCAGAGCATCGAAGCGACCGAAGACGCCGAGCGCGCTGCGCGCCGACTCACGGAGGCGGGCTTCGTTGCGCTCCCGGTCGTCGACCGCGAGCGGCGCCTCGTCGGCCTGCTCACCTTCGACGATGCCATGCGCATCATCGAGCACGAGGAGAGCGAGGACTCGGCCAGGCAGGGAGGCGTGGAGCCCCTCCGTCGCCCGTACTTCACGACCCCCATCATGCAGCTGGTGCGCTCTCGCGTTGTCT
Protein-coding regions in this window:
- a CDS encoding DMT family transporter, with the translated sequence MKRWLLLGSAIAAEVAGTLMLRAAVDAPAWIVGVVACYVAAFTLIGLTLRTGMPVGAVYGVWGATGVVLVAALSVLIFGEHLSPVSVAGIAVIIVGVVLVETGTHDQSAPAAERAA
- a CDS encoding DMT family transporter: MSWLWLLLSIACEVAATLSMRASDGLKRKRWIPAIVVGYAAAFTALAFALDAGMPLGIAYGIWTAVGIVVVAVCARMLWKDPLTRRMLVGIALVAIGVLLVELGTLM
- a CDS encoding threonine/serine dehydratase produces the protein MITRADVDAAQARTAPYTRRTPLVAADPVGDGSLWIKGEYMQHCGVFKTRGAFNRQLAARERGELDPAVGIVAASGGNAGLANAFAAARLGVPATVFVPENAPTVKVDRLRSYGATVELSGTEYAEAYEAAQDRVARTGALFCHAYDQPDIVAGAGVIGVEILADLPDVDTIVVAVGGGGLYAGIDAAVAGTGIRIVAVEPVAIPTLHSALAAGEPVDVAVAGVAADSLGARRIGGHGWAAAEARRPTSVLVDDEAILAARRALWSEYRIPAETGAAAAYAALAAGAYVPGPAERVAVIACGANTDVATLAG
- a CDS encoding Rv0909 family putative TA system antitoxin; translated protein: MANEDLGKQAADAAAKAKDFVTENAGKAKEFIGENADKVKDALQSDKAEEVSDKVLGSLADFANKVTGGQHADKVDEIKQKLDDSFGNEK
- the mgtE gene encoding magnesium transporter, translating into MHQTTDQRELENRIVRLLADGNLKQLGHELEGVAPDDAVLILERLGAKQRAVVFRLLHKDEALDVFEALDPSVQSDLMRGLRDAEVAEIFEGLDPDDRVWLLDELPATLAPKLLHGLSERERRLTSVVLGYPQDSVGRRMTPEYVTTRMDYTVDETLARLRDRIDDAETIYLLPVLDDARHIAGVVSLRDLIAAGPDEIVASIMSEAQSIEATEDAERAARRLTEAGFVALPVVDRERRLVGLLTFDDAMRIIEHEESEDSARQGGVEPLRRPYFTTPIMQLVRSRVVWLLVLAVGATLTVQVLDVFEDTLAEVTVLALFVPLLIGTGGNTGNQAATTVTRALALGDVRARDLAKVLGREARVGLMLGLLLGSLGFVLAGLVYSWQIGAVIGLTLVAICTVAATIGGIMPLVARWVKVDPAVFSNPFISTFVDASGLIIYFLIARAILGL